DNA from Sulfitobacter albidus:
GCCAGCGACACGGCCGCCCCCGCAAAGGTGGTCAGCTTGCCAATCGTGTTCGTCGGGGAAACGGCGTATTGCGCGTGCGCGGACGCACCCGTGCCGGGATCATAGGAATGTTCTGCCATCGTTGCCTCGCCGCCCGCCTGTCACCCCTGCGACGGGGCCGACGGATCATTTGGGTTGCCTGTGCACCCCCGAAGCGCCGCGTGCGTTATCGCATCTCGTCCGCGGGGGTGACGCCAAGGATACCCAAGCCGGCCGCAATCACAAGGGCCGTGGCGCGGGCAAGCGCAATTTTGGATTGCGATGTTGCAGGATCGTCCTCCTGAATGAACCGCAGCTGCGTCTCTTCGTTGCCGCGATTCCACAGACCGTGCAAATCCCCTGCCAATTCATACAGATAGAAGGCGACGCGGTGCGGCTCATTGGTGCGGGCGGCGGTTTCCACCAGACGGGGCCATTCGGCGATCTTGCGCAACAATCCCTGCTCTGCGGCATGGTCCAGCTTGCCCAGATCGGCGGATTTCAGCGCCGCGTCATCCACGGCGATCCCGGCCTCCGCCGCCCGGCGCAGGACCGACGCCACCCGTGCGTGAGCGTATTGCACGTAGAACACCGGGTTCTCGCGCGACTGCTCCATCACCTTGTCGAAATCGAAATCCAGCGGCGCGTCGTTCTTGCGGGTCAGCATCACGAAACGGGTCACATCACTGCCCACCTCGTCGATGAGATCGCGCAGGGTGACGAAATTACCCGCGCGCTTGGACATCTTGAACTCTTCGCCGTTCTTGAACAGCTTGACCAGCTGCGTCAGCTTGATGTCGAGCGGCACACGCCCCCCGACAGCGCTTTCACCGCCGCCTTCATCCGTTTGACATAGCCACCGTGATCGGCGCCAAAGACGTTGATCAGCGCGTCAAACCCACGCTCGATCTTGTCGTTGTGATAGGCGATGTCGGGCGCAAAATAGGTCCAGGAGCCATCGTTCTTCTTGATCGGGCGGTCCTGATCGTCGCCGAAATCGGTGGATCTGAACAGCGTCTGCTCGCGCGCCTCGTAATCATCGGGCAGCTTGCCCTTGGGCGGCTCAAGCGTGCCGGTATAGATCAACCCCATCTGATCCAGCTTGTCGAGGCAAGCCTCGATCTTGCCGGTGTTGTAGAGCGATTTTTCGGAAAAGAACTTATCCATCCGCACGCCCAACAGTGCGAGATCCTCGCGGATCAGCGCCATCATCTCGTCGGTGGCGAAATTGCGGATCGGCACCAGCCAGACATCCTCGGGCTGGTCGAGGTATTCGGTGCCGACCTGCTCTTTCAGCTTTTGACCGGCGGGGATCAGGTAATCGCCGGGGTACGTTCCGTCGGGAAAGGCGACCTCCTGCCCGTGCGCTTCGAGATAGCGCAGATAGACCGAGCGGGCGAGCGCGTCGATCTGGCCGCCGCCGTCATTGATGACATATTCGCGCGTGACGTGATGCCCCGCGAACGCCAAAAGCGAGGCCAGCGCGTCGCCAAAGACCGCGCCACGCGTGTGGCCCACGTGCAAGGGCCCGGTCGGGTTGGCCGAGACATATTCGACGTTCACCCGGCTGCCCGCGCCCATGGTGCTGCGCCCGAAATCGGTGCCCGCCGCCAGCACGGCGCCCGCCACATCCTGCCAGACAGATGGCGCAAGCCGCAGGTTCAAAAACCCCGGCCCGGCCACATCGGCGGTGGTGATACGGTCATCGTCCAGCAGAAGGGCGGCGAGTTTATCCGCGATGTCGCGCGATTTTAGCCCGGCCGCCTTGGCCAGTACCATCGCGGCGTTGGTCGCCATGTCGCCGTGGGCCGCATCGCGCGGTGGCTCGACCGTGACGTTGTCATAAACCAGCCCTGCGGGCAGGTCGCCCGCGGCGTGCATCGCTTCGAGCGAGGCTAGGACAAGGGTACGGATATCGGCGAAAAGGTTCATGGCGGCGGCTCTTTGGCTAACGTGAGGCCCCCGTGTACCACGCGCGCCGCGCGCGTCAATCTAGAGACGCAGCTCCGCCCCGGTCAGGGGCCCGACGCTGCCCATCATCAGCCCCATCACCGCCGCGCGCGCCGGGGTGATTGCGTCCTCGCGTACGGTGACGAGGTTCAGGCTCAGCCCATCGCGGTGCAGCGTGGCGGCAAAGGCATCCTGGGCCGCGCGCAAGGCCGGCACCATCGCGCCCGCGCCCACGTCAAGCGCCTGTTCGGGGCGGCTGGCCACGGTGATGATCTGCCCTTCGCGCGCGGTCAGCGCAGGCATGAACCCCTGCACGATACCCTGCAGGACGGCGATGTTCTGGTCGATCTGGCGCGGCGCGCGCAGCGGCATAAGGTTGAGGACCGCATCCAGCCGCGCCTCCCCCCACTTGCGGCCCACTCGGCGCAGCGCGTCTTCGGGCGCACCGTTGAGCGCGAGCGGGATCGCACGGTCGACCCGATCGAGGGCTGCGGCATCCGTATCCGCTGCGATCACCTTCGCGCCCGAGCCCGCAAAGGCGCGCGCCATCGCACGCCCGAAACCATCCGACGCCCCCAGGATCAGTATCCGCTGGCCGTGAAGCGCGCCCCGGCCGCGCGTCGATTTACGTGTCTGTGTATCTAGCATCGCTTTGTCTCCCTGCCGCGCGGGGCGTGCCGCCGATCAATCGCGCGTGCTCCTGCAGCGCAAAGCGGTCGGTCATCCCGGCGATGTAATCGCTGACCATTCTTGCCAGCATTGTACGGTCTGCCCCCGCCGCCGCAACCTGCGCGGCCCAGTGTTTCGGCAACAATCCCGGCTGATCGAGAAACAATGGAAACAGCTCTTCAACCACGCGGGTCACCTCGGCGCGGATTTTCATCACCGACGGCGCGCGGTACATGCGGGTGAACAGGAAATCGCGGATCTGGCGCAGATCCGACCAAAGCGGATCGGAAAACCGGATGACGGGTCGGCCCAGATCGCGGATGTCCTGCGCGCTGCGCGCGCCTGAGGCGTCGAGTGCGGCGGCAGAGGTTTCGATCACATCGGCCACCATCACGCCAAACACCCGGCGCAGCGCCTCATGGCGGCGGCGGTAGCCGTTGATCTCGGGATAGGCGGCATCGACCTGCGCGTAGGCCGCGCCGATGATCGGCAGTTCGGCAATCTGCGCATCCGTGAACAGCCCCGCACGCAGACCGTCGTGCAGATCGTGGTTGTTGTAGGCGATATCGTCCGACAGGGCCGCGACCTGCGCCTCGGCGCTGGCGTGGGTGTGTAGTTCCAGATCGTGGCGCGCGTTGTAGCCCGCTAACGCATGCGGCAGCGGATCATTGGCCGGATCATCGCCCGCGGCAGGCGCCACCGGACCGTTATGCTTGGCAATCCCCTCCAGCGTTTCCCACGTCAGGTTGAGCCCGTCGAAAGCGGCGTAGTGCCGTTCAAGATCGGTGACGATCTTGATGGCCTGTGCGTTATGGTCGAACCCGCCGTAGGGCGCCATGAGGGCGGCCAGCGCGTCCTCGCCGGTGTGTCCGAACGGCGGATGGCCCAGGTCGTGGGCCAGCGCAATCGCCTCCGTCAGCTCTCCGTTCAGACGCAGCGCGCCCGCGATGGTGCGCGCCACCTGCGCCACCTCGATCGAATGGGTCAGTCGCGTGCGGTAATAATCACCCTCATGCTCCACAAACACCTGGGTCTTGTGCTTGAGCCTGCGAAAGGCGCTGGCGTGGATGATGCG
Protein-coding regions in this window:
- a CDS encoding deoxyguanosinetriphosphate triphosphohydrolase; the encoded protein is MRASYASDPTLTRGRLVPEDESSFRTCFQRDRDRIIHASAFRRLKHKTQVFVEHEGDYYRTRLTHSIEVAQVARTIAGALRLNGELTEAIALAHDLGHPPFGHTGEDALAALMAPYGGFDHNAQAIKIVTDLERHYAAFDGLNLTWETLEGIAKHNGPVAPAAGDDPANDPLPHALAGYNARHDLELHTHASAEAQVAALSDDIAYNNHDLHDGLRAGLFTDAQIAELPIIGAAYAQVDAAYPEINGYRRRHEALRRVFGVMVADVIETSAAALDASGARSAQDIRDLGRPVIRFSDPLWSDLRQIRDFLFTRMYRAPSVMKIRAEVTRVVEELFPLFLDQPGLLPKHWAAQVAAAGADRTMLARMVSDYIAGMTDRFALQEHARLIGGTPRAAGRQSDARYTDT
- a CDS encoding SDR family NAD(P)-dependent oxidoreductase → MLDTQTRKSTRGRGALHGQRILILGASDGFGRAMARAFAGSGAKVIAADTDAAALDRVDRAIPLALNGAPEDALRRVGRKWGEARLDAVLNLMPLRAPRQIDQNIAVLQGIVQGFMPALTAREGQIITVASRPEQALDVGAGAMVPALRAAQDAFAATLHRDGLSLNLVTVREDAITPARAAVMGLMMGSVGPLTGAELRL